DNA from Kitasatospora acidiphila:
GCGGACTCCGTGGCCGGCGCTGGTGCGGCACGTCCGATGAGCTGCGAGAACTGCTCGGCGGACAGCTGGATGACGGTGGGCGCGGGGGTGTTGGCCGTCTCGGCGGCCGGGGTGGGCTGCTCGCTCACGGCGGGCACCTCCGTGGTGGGAGTGGGGTCCCCGGCCAGTTGGCTCGGGGAGGTCTCGGTGGTCGGCGCGGCAGGCGCGGCAGGCGCGGTCTCCATCTGGTCGTCGTCTGGCCGGCGGCTGCTCTCCAGGTCGCCGTCGGTGTCGGCGTGCGGCGCACCGGGGACGTCGATGTCGGCGTCCATGTCGGGGTCGAGCGCTTGGAGGGCGTCCACGGCGGCGTTCATGGCGGCCTGGGCGATGACTCGGAGCTCGGCCGGGTCGATCCCGCAGCAGCGCAGGGAGATCGACATCGGACCGTTGTAGGCGTCGATGCAGAACCCGCCGCCATCGCCGCCGGGCACGTCGCCGTAGAACTCGCTGACGTCACCGAGCCGCGTGGTCTCCATGGGGACTCCGAATCGGGTGAGCGCGGCTCGGACGCGGGAGCGGATCCGCTTGAGCTGCTGGGGTGTGTAGGTGTCGGCGGCCGATTCGCTGAGGGACCGCCAGGAGGCGAGTGCGTGGGCCCGGGTGTCGAGCGGAAGTCGCTTCACGCTGTCCCGGTAGCCGGGGTCCGCGTAGGCGACAGCGCCATACGGCTGCTTGACCTTGGCTGCGGTCGCCTCGGTGACGGACTCGTACACCAGGCGGCCGGACTCGGCTGTTTCGGCCGGCGCGGCGCCGGGTTCGATCCGCGCAGCCAGCACGCCGGGCGTCTTGGTGAAGTCCAGGCCGTATAGGTCGAGGTCGTCGGCTGTCTCGACCATCTGCCCGTCGTGCTCGACTCGGCGGACCGGCCCGCGCCATGCACCCCTGATCGACACGCCGTCCAGGAACGGGCGGTCGCCGGTGACCAGGGCGGCGATGTCGCGGCCGTGCGCGGTGTCGGCGATCTCCGCCTCGAAGGTGACCCGGCCGTCGTCATGCTGCTCAAGTCGGGTGACCCGGCCAACGATCCGCGTACTGTCGTCCTCGGCACCGTGGTGGGTCAGCATCGTGTGTGGCTCGCCGCGGGCGATCGCGGCGTTGGCCCGCTCGGCAGCGCGGCCGAGCATCTCCCGCGTGTACAGCCTGCGGTTCCGGCTGACGCCGGGAGCGATAGCGGTGCCTCGGATCGTGGCGATTCCGGCCAAGGGTGCCTCCGATCAGGCGGACTGCAGGGTGCAACGGCAGAGGGGGTGTAGGGGTGGCCGGGGTGCGGTCGCGGCTGGGTAGGGACTGGCGTCCTCGGCATTGACGCAGGTCGGGCAGACGTGGCCGTCGCCGACCGTGACGACGCTCAACTCCTGAACGCCGCGCTGTTGGTAGGCATCGGCCATGCCGTCGGTCCAGGCGGCGCCCACGGCGGTGATGGTGCTCGTGGACCAGGCCGCCCCGTCGCGGATGACGGCGGCGACCTGGTCGAGCATCGCCCGCTCGTCGGCGCCCTGCTCGGCCGCGGTGAGCAGGGCCCGGGCAATGTTCTGTGCGGTGCCGCGCAGGGCGGCGGCGGTGACGGTGTAGGCGGCGGCGAGCTCCGCGTCCGCGTCGCCCGCGTCATCGCCCTGGTCATCCTCCCCGCCGCTGAGTTCGCCGCCGTCGTCGGTGGCGACCGCATGCCCGGCCCGGGTGCCGGCTGCCCGGCCGCGGTGCATCGCGGCGGTGAGCGCGGCGATCAGCTGGGGCCACTCCGGGCGGCTGGTAAGCCGGGCCAGCTGCGCGAGCACAGCGGCGGTGGTGACCTGCTGCACGTGCCGGCGCCGGTCGGCCGCCGGGGTGCTCTCGGCCGGTGCGATCTGCTGGCGCAGGGCCGTCATGACGGCCGTCAGGTCAAGGGCGGCCGCCAACTCCCGCCACAAGGCGAGCACCTGGCCGACCGCGCGCTGCTCAAGTCGGTCCCGGCGGCGGTAGACCGCGGCCCAGGTGCCGGTGAGCTGACCGAGCTGGAGCGTCGGCGCCCGGTCGGCGACCATCAGAAGACCTGCTTGCGGACCAGTGGCCACGCCCCGGCTGCGGTGAGCGCGCCATCAGCGGCGTGCTCGGGCCCTTCACGGGGTGGTTCGGGCTGGTCGCCGGTTGGGCCGGGCGGGTCAGGCTGCGAGGGCGGCCCGGAGGCGGGCGGCGAAGTCATGCGGCTCGTCCTCCCCTTCGTCGTCCTCGTAGTAGGTCCGCCAGTCGTAGGCCTCGGTCGGCTTCCCGGGCGGCGCCGGCGGTTGGCCGGGCGCTGGAGGCTGCTGGCCGGCGGCCATCGCCGCGGCGTGCGCTGCCAACTCCGGCGGGATCGGCGCCGGTTCGGGTTCGGGCTTCATGTCGATACCGTCGATCTGCGCGCCGGCCTGGAGCCCGGGGGCCGCTGCCTTCGCGATGATCGCCTTCGACATGGTGGCGATGTCCGACCACAGCACCAGGTTCTGGCGGTCGATCAGCACTGGGTCCGACCCGCCTGCGACCGGGGGTTCGCCGATCTCGGCGCGGCCGCGGTCGAGAGTCCAAAGGCCGTTGCGGATCCGCATGTCCCGGATCTGCTCCAGGGTGAGGGAGTCGCGCATGTCCACGTCGCGGAACCGGAGTTGCCAGCCGTCGATGCCGAAGCCCTTGCGTGTGAGGTGGAAGTTGAGCTTCTCTAGGATCAGGTTGGCGATCGGCCCGCAGGTGTTGACCATGAAGGTGCGGCGCTGCGATTCGCCTGTGCCACCGCCGAGGTTGCCGGACTCGATGACCGAGACCAGTGCCGGTGGAACGCCGTACTCGGCGAGGATCTCGTCGCGGGCCTGGTCCTTGCTGGCGTGCAGGTCAGGGATCTTGGACGGCTGCAGCTCGGTCACCTTGCCGCCGCCGACCGTTACGACTGGCTCCCCCTTGTTCTTCGGGCCCAGGAATCGCACTCGGAACTGGCTGAGCCAGCGCTTGATCGCCCCTTCGCTCATGGACTCAGGGAAGTCCACGTGCAGCGTGGGCGGGTCGCCCTTGCGGAGCGTTTCCTTCAGCAGCCCGGAGGCGTACAGCCAGGTCGTGATCGGCAGCAACGCCTTCTCTGTCGGCGAGGTCCCGTGCAGTCCTGACCGAGGAGTGTCCATGCTGATGTGAATGATTTCGTGCGGCTCGAAGACCGCGCGCTGGCCATCCTCGGTGATCTGCACGTACTGGGTGACGACACCGTGCGGGTCGGAGATGATCCGCATTGACGCCGCGTCCAGGCTGTAGAGGGCGATCGGCTCGCCCAGGAACCAGACGACTTCCAGGTACGCGTCGGCCGCGACCTCCAGGTCCGTCACCATGCCGCGCACCACCTGCTGCATGTCCTCGTAGGGGTTGCAGTAGTCGATGAGCTGCTGAAGCCGCTGGACCTCCGGCGGCCGGGTAGGTTCCTTACGGTCGCCTTCCTGATCGTCCTGCGACCAGTCGATGTAGAGGCCGCCCGCGGTGACGGTCCGGGCGATGGCGTCCACGCAGGCGCTGGCCCATGTGCAGGTGGTGTACACCTGGTAGAGCTGCTCCAGGAGTTCGCGCCGGTCCGAGCCGAGGTCGCCGCCGCCCTGGTTGTACTCGGTCGTGCCGCCGCGCGGGATGCCGTACTCGTAGCCGCGGCGGGCGGCCTGCGCGGGCGTGGGGCCGGCGGAGGCCGTAGTGACGGGCTTGACGGCCTCGGTGACGGCCTTGGTGCGGCGGGTCAGTCGGGCTCGGATGCCCACGGAGACCTCCTCACCGCCCCACGCTCGGGCACGTCATCGTCGGAATTTGGATCGTCGGGGCTGGCGGTGACTGCGTAGCGGCCAGCAAACGGGGCCTTCAGGTCCTGCTCCGCCTCGGGCGCCGGGGCGCCGCCGACGTCCGGGAACCGGGGGCCGCTGCCAAGGTTGAGCAGCAAGTAGCGCAGCGCGTCGGCCAGGTGGTCGTCGGCGGCGGTGTCGATGTCCTCGGGGTCGCCCTTGGTCGCGAAGGGCAACGCGGGCAGGTCCCGGACGAAGTTGGTGCAGGATGAGAAGACGTGCAGGAGCGGGCACTCGTCCAGCCCGAGTTCGCGGTGGATCGGGCAGGCTGGCGCGTCGGCGAGGTAGCTGCGGAGTCGCTGCCAGCCCGCGACTCGGCCGCCCTTGCCGGCCTCGGTCAGGTGGGCACCGTGCTCGGTGTAGACCTTGGCGATCGGCTTGGCGTCGCCGCGTACCGCCCACATGGCGTCGTCGGCCCAGCGGATGGCCACATGTTCGCCTTGCTCGGCGTCCAGGATGCGACGGGCCTGGTCGGCCTCGCCGACCTTCGTCGCCTTCAACTCCCGGTACAGCCAGGCGCGGCCGTCCTCGTCGACCGCGCACCAGATCACGGCCCACGGGTTGGTGTAACCCCAGTCGACGCCCGCGTACCGGCGCCAGCTCTCGGGGATACTGAACGGCTCGACGACATGCCGATCTTGGGACCACTCAGGGAACGCTTGACCTGCGAAGACATCCCAGTCGCCGTTCAAGAATGCCTTGCGCATCGTCTCGCCCAGGGACGTCAAGTCCCGGGCGTATTCGGCGTTGATGTGGGGGTTGTCGGCCAACTTGCTCGGGATGAAGCGAACGCTGCGGCCGCGCATGTCGGTGTGGACACGCCGGCCATAGTCGGTGGCGTCCACGTATCGCTGCTTGACGGTCCCATGGCCTGGCCCGCCGGGGTTGGTGCCGGAACGGACACCGAGGACCGGGATGTCCGTGCGCGCAGACCGGAGACGAGTCTCCAAGAAGGCAACCACGTCGGGGCTGGTCAGGGTCAACTCGTCGAAGATGAGCAGCTGGTAGGCACCACCCTGCCGGCGGGTCGCGTCCTTGACGTTCTCGGCGTACCGGAACATGATCAACGACCGGTTCGGGAAGCGCAGTTCGTACTCGCTGGCCGACCAGACCGCGCCGAGTGCCGACGCGTAGCCGACGTTCGCCAGCTCGGCGAGCAACGACTCCTTCAACTCCCCATACGTCCGCCGGTAGGCACCGACCCGAAGGCCCGGGTAGCGGACGCAGGCCCGGATCGCCTCCATCGTCAGTGCCTTGGATTTGCCGCCGCCGAGCGCACCGCCGTACATGACCGCGAACTCGTCGGCTGCGTGGAACTCGGCCTGCCGCTCGGTCGGCGTGTAGTCGAGGATCCCGAACACGTCGACGTTCCGCAGGCGTTCGGCCTCCAGGCGGTCGCGCTCCTCGATGAGTCGGCGGAGCTCAGCCAGCCGCGTCAGCTTGTGTTCGAGCAGCGTCAACCTGGGCTGTGAGCTGGGCAATGCTGGCTTCGACGGCATCGAGGGTCAGCACCCCCTCAGTGCGTGTGGGCGCGTCCAGGCCGAGTAGCTTGGCCCGGCGGTCCATCAGCCGAAGGGTGGTGTCGACCGCCTTGGTGTCGCCCTCCAGGACCTTCGGCCAGAGCGCGTCCTGCATCTTGTCCAGGCGGTCGAGCTCCAGTTGCCGGTACTCCTCCATGGGCACCGCAAGCGCCTGTACGGCCTTCTGGAGTGCGCGGCGGACATCGTTGCAGGCGGTGCCCTTGGAGTCGTAGCCGAGCAAGTCGGCGATCTCCTGCCAGCTCTTGCCCTGGATGCGCAGTTCGACGGCCGCGCGGCGGCGCTCGATCACGGGGACTTGGTGGGCATCGCGCCGGTTGGCGGGCTTGCGGCCCATCGTGCCCTCCGATCGATCAGCCGACCGCGGCCCGGACGAAGCAGTCCTTCGCTTCCAGGAGCTTCCGGAGGCCGGCGGTCAGCTCGGGCCCGTCCGGGAGCCGGTGGATCATGTCCTCGGCCAGGTCGTGGCAGGGCTTGCTGACGGCCTGGAAGGGCTCGGGCAGGTGGGCGTGCGCGAAGTGCTTGGCGATGGCCTGGGTGCTGGGGTGGCGGTCGGTGGCGTCCATCAGGCGGTGGCCGCCGGGGGCTGAACGGCGGCGGCCGGCTCGGTGGCAGTGGTGGCGTCGGCCGCGGCTTCGGTGGCGAGGTGCTCGGCGTCCTGCTTGGCCTCGGTGACGACGGGGGCGGCGGCGCGCTCGGCGTCGGCCGCGAGCTGACGGGTGTCGGTGACGGCCTCGGTGGCCAGCTGACGCCCGTCACCGGCGAGCCGGTCGTGGATGGCGCGGAGCTCGGCGGCAGCCGGGTGGCCGAGGGTCTCGAACTTCACGACCAGGTCGTGGAGCAGCTCGTGCAGCTTGTCGGCGATCTTGGACATGGTGGGCTCCATGGTCTGAGGGCGGGAGGTGGCAAACAGGGTGGTGCGGGCGCGGCTCCCGGGCACGGGAATGCTCCGGGGGTGATGGTGGGGAGTCCTGCCGGCGGGCCGCGCCCGGGCATGAGTCGGCCCCGCGCACCAGGGGGCGGCGGGGTCGTAGTCGATGGATTGGTTGGCTCGGCAGGATTTGAACCTGCGACAGGCGCCTTATGAGAGCGCCGCTCTACCGGCTGAGCTACGAGCCACTGGCGGCCTGGCGTTGCGCGCGCCGGCCAGGCCGTCACGGTCCTCGCGGATACCGCATCTCGGGCCAGTCCGTTGCCGGGTGGCTGACGAGACCGCTCCCCACCGTGGATTCGAACCACGATCACCGGGTCCAGAACCCGGCGTGCTGCCGTTACACCAGCGGGGAACGACAAAGCCCCGCGCACCGGGGGGTGGTGGCGGGGCGGTAGTCGTCGGGCTGTCAGCGGTTTTCGGGCACGCTGAACACCCGCAGCCACTATGGCAGTCAGATCACGGTTTGGTCAAGCCCTTCGAAGTGGAGGCGATTCCCGGGAAGCGCTCGACCGCATCGGAGGGGGTCATCGAGGGGTTGGGGTCCCCATCGAAGACGCGCCACATCGTGCGCACGCCAGCGACGATCTCCCGAAGCGCTGCCGTCACGGGCGCAGTCGCGGCACGGGACCGCCCGGCGCGCGGCGCGATGAAGGTGCTCATGCGATGGTGTCCCACTGCTGCTGGTAGTCGGGGTGATCGCGCCAGTGCGCTGCGATGTCCCGGAGGATCACCCACTCCAGGATGGCCGCATGGCCTTGGTCGATCTCGCACTCAGCCATGACACGGGCAGACGCGGCAACGCCGCCGAGGGCGCGAACGGCGCGACCGGTGTCATCAGGCTCCGGGAACATCGGCGGGGTGATCAGGGCGAGCCGAAGCTGGATGAAGTCCGTGATGGCTTCGAGTGCGTCTTTGGTCGGCCCGAACTGCAGTCCTGCGGGCGGTTCCTGGTGCTCAGGTTCAGGCTGGCGGCGGAACAGCATCATGCCTCCGGAGTCCACTCGGGCTGGGTACTCGCGCTTGCCGTCATCCTTGCCGATCGGCCGCGATGCTGTCACCCCACATGCCGAGCACCAAGTCCTCGTGCTGGCCGTCGTGCCCGGCGGGCCGGTTGCAGATGACGCGGCAGAGATCGTCGTGAAAGAGGATCAGAGCGGTGGCCGGGCAGTCGTCCATGGCTGGCATCCTCCCGCGCGGCGATGGCCGCCCGCTGGTGCCGCGCCGGGTACGCCGAGGTCCCGCAGTTGAGTGCCAACTGCGGGGCCTCTTCGGACAGGTAGTGAGGTAGGTAGGGGCGGTAGGTAGAGCCGCTGTGACCTGCGGCTCTACCTTCTACCCGACGGCCAGGGACGTGGCCTCGGGGAGGGGTTCGGCCGCGGCCGGGAGGTCGTCGCGGTGGACGCCTGGGCCGACGGCACCGGACACCTTCAGGGAGGCCCTGACGGGGATGCCCCGCCGCTGCAACTGGCGGCCGAGCTCCGCGGCCGGCACCTGGCCGACCCAGCCACGTGACTGCCAGTCGGCCAGCACCTCGGTGAGGTGCACGCCGTTGCGGTCGCCGATCAGCTCGCGGAGGTGTTCGACGGCGGAGGTGTAGATCTCGGTATCGGTGTGCACAGGCTCGGCCGGCTCGGGCGGCACGTCGGCGGGCTGCTCCTCCAGCGCGGGCCCGGGCTGGGCGCGCCAAGCGGCGACGCACCAGACGCACGTGCCGCCGACTAGCCACACCGGGACGGGTGAGGGGAGTTCAGCAACTCGATCGCGGCCCAGCCGGCCGCACCGCAGCGGACCGCGGTGGCCAGGAGCCGGAGCTCCCCGTCATCGCCGACCGGGAGGAGCGCGCGCCGGACGCAGCCGCCGACGATCGCGGACCCGTTGACCAGGCGTCGCACCCGCCAGCCCGCCCTCACGCCTGGCCGCCGATCATGTGCCCGAGCTGGTTGACCGCGGGGATGAGGACGGAGCCGAGCAGGCCGGCGGCGCCGGCGGACAGTCCGAGCGTCGAGCCGCACCAGACACCGGCTCCGAGCTGGCCGCGCATCTTCTTGTCGAGGAGCTTGCGCAGGATGATCACGGCGGCGACGAGCAGCACGGTGACGAGGGCGCCGTACTGGGTCATGCTGGCCGTTGCGTGCCGGGTGACCGAGGTGGTCGTACCGCCCGCTCCGGCAGCGAGCACCTTGTCACCGGCGGTGTTGCTGAAGCCCACGATCTTGGCGGCGATCGTGCCGATGATGCCGCCGGGGCAGGAGATTGCGAGCATGCCGACCGTCGTACCGAGCAGGAACGGGACGTGCTCGCGGATGTTGAACCGGGTTGGGGCTGCTTCGCCGTCGAAGCCGCGGCCCTTACCTCCGGCCTTGAGCTTCAGCATGACCCAGGCGCTGGGCAGGAACTGGCGCAGGATCAGGACGAGGCCGACCAGCAGCCCGCCGAGCGTAATGGTGACGTTCACGAGGCGGCTCCGGCCAGGAAGTTGAGCATCAGGGCGGCGGTGTGAGGGCTGTAGAGCGGACCGAGGGCGACGGTGAACAGCGCGACGCGCGGGATCCACAGGCCGTGGACCTGTCCGTTTGCGTCCTTGACGCGCATGGTCAAGTCGGCGACCGCGGCGGCGGCGAGGCCGATGACGGTGGCACCGAACGGGCCGGAGCCGTCGCCGGTGGCGCCGATGTTGGCGAGGACGTGGGCCCAGTAGGGGGTGACGAAGGTAGCGGCGGCCAAGGCCGTGCCGTTGTACGCCGGGCGCAGTGCAGCGAGATCGAGGGGCATGGTCAGCTCCTGGAGAGCAGGACGGGAAGCGCGATG
Protein-coding regions in this window:
- a CDS encoding structural protein, encoding MVADRAPTLQLGQLTGTWAAVYRRRDRLEQRAVGQVLALWRELAAALDLTAVMTALRQQIAPAESTPAADRRRHVQQVTTAAVLAQLARLTSRPEWPQLIAALTAAMHRGRAAGTRAGHAVATDDGGELSGGEDDQGDDAGDADAELAAAYTVTAAALRGTAQNIARALLTAAEQGADERAMLDQVAAVIRDGAAWSTSTITAVGAAWTDGMADAYQQRGVQELSVVTVGDGHVCPTCVNAEDASPYPAATAPRPPLHPLCRCTLQSA
- a CDS encoding phage portal protein, with amino-acid sequence MGIRARLTRRTKAVTEAVKPVTTASAGPTPAQAARRGYEYGIPRGGTTEYNQGGGDLGSDRRELLEQLYQVYTTCTWASACVDAIARTVTAGGLYIDWSQDDQEGDRKEPTRPPEVQRLQQLIDYCNPYEDMQQVVRGMVTDLEVAADAYLEVVWFLGEPIALYSLDAASMRIISDPHGVVTQYVQITEDGQRAVFEPHEIIHISMDTPRSGLHGTSPTEKALLPITTWLYASGLLKETLRKGDPPTLHVDFPESMSEGAIKRWLSQFRVRFLGPKNKGEPVVTVGGGKVTELQPSKIPDLHASKDQARDEILAEYGVPPALVSVIESGNLGGGTGESQRRTFMVNTCGPIANLILEKLNFHLTRKGFGIDGWQLRFRDVDMRDSLTLEQIRDMRIRNGLWTLDRGRAEIGEPPVAGGSDPVLIDRQNLVLWSDIATMSKAIIAKAAAPGLQAGAQIDGIDMKPEPEPAPIPPELAAHAAAMAAGQQPPAPGQPPAPPGKPTEAYDWRTYYEDDEGEDEPHDFAARLRAALAA
- a CDS encoding terminase family protein, encoding MTLLEHKLTRLAELRRLIEERDRLEAERLRNVDVFGILDYTPTERQAEFHAADEFAVMYGGALGGGKSKALTMEAIRACVRYPGLRVGAYRRTYGELKESLLAELANVGYASALGAVWSASEYELRFPNRSLIMFRYAENVKDATRRQGGAYQLLIFDELTLTSPDVVAFLETRLRSARTDIPVLGVRSGTNPGGPGHGTVKQRYVDATDYGRRVHTDMRGRSVRFIPSKLADNPHINAEYARDLTSLGETMRKAFLNGDWDVFAGQAFPEWSQDRHVVEPFSIPESWRRYAGVDWGYTNPWAVIWCAVDEDGRAWLYRELKATKVGEADQARRILDAEQGEHVAIRWADDAMWAVRGDAKPIAKVYTEHGAHLTEAGKGGRVAGWQRLRSYLADAPACPIHRELGLDECPLLHVFSSCTNFVRDLPALPFATKGDPEDIDTAADDHLADALRYLLLNLGSGPRFPDVGGAPAPEAEQDLKAPFAGRYAVTASPDDPNSDDDVPERGAVRRSPWASEPD
- a CDS encoding sigma factor-like helix-turn-helix DNA-binding protein, yielding MGRKPANRRDAHQVPVIERRRAAVELRIQGKSWQEIADLLGYDSKGTACNDVRRALQKAVQALAVPMEEYRQLELDRLDKMQDALWPKVLEGDTKAVDTTLRLMDRRAKLLGLDAPTRTEGVLTLDAVEASIAQLTAQVDAARTQADAAG